Proteins from one Podospora pseudoanserina strain CBS 124.78 chromosome 1, whole genome shotgun sequence genomic window:
- a CDS encoding hypothetical protein (COG:S; EggNog:ENOG503P8CQ) → MGLLTTTLTILAAAASVVNADAAAAPAAPAAIPRITSLTFSGPGCVRDPKHTGGLSDPTFSFSNFASSLPGTTKTLNCQAHLQAAGASPGWQVAVKTNIVKGNVYLTPGTSLDYFTTVFFSQDAAKTGTARGHIAATDRTIDQAVTLVSNTGANKVWSPCTGADGSIGILNVNFRSALNGDGKAYFEALTENWDLEWRKC, encoded by the exons ATGGGCCTCCTCACAACAAcactcaccatcctcgccgccgccgcctcggtAGTTAACGCCGACGCAGCCGCCGCCCCGGCCGCGCCCGCCGCCATCCCCcgcatcacctccctcaccttctccggCCCCGGCTGCGTCCGCGACCCAAAGCACACCGGCGGCCTCTCCGACCcaaccttttccttctccaactttgcctcctccctccccggcaCGACAAAGACCCTCAACTGCCAGGCCCACCTCCAAGCCGCCGGCGCCTCCCCGGGGTGGCAGGTCGCCGTCAAGACCAACATCGTCAAGGGCAACGTCTACCTCACCCCGGGCACATCCTTAGACTACTTCACCACCGTCTTCTTCAGCCAGGACGCCGCCAAGACT GGCACCGCCCGCGGACACATCGCGGCCACGGACAGGACCATCGACCAGGCCGTCACGCTCGTGAGCAACACGGGCGCGAACAAGGTCTGGTCCCCCTGCACGGGTGCCGACGGGTCGATTGGGATTTTGAATGTCAACTTCCGGAGCGCGCTGAACGGGGATGGGAAGGCGTATTTTGAGGCTTTGACTGAGAATTGGGATTTGGAGTGGAGGAAATGCTAG
- a CDS encoding hypothetical protein (EggNog:ENOG503NV7V; COG:P), which yields MAVTHVHVDNMASMAAYTPKETAELMSRIGAMRGRARPDKIFFSAFMAGCLVSFTSASAVIATAAPWFQENAPGLIRMISGLIFPSGIVMILISGSELFTGSNMITGIAWMHRRLPLKNLLMHWFLCFWGNMAGALFVMAIIVGYGGVFDNEIFKQQAIATAQLKQITPQWHQIFLRAIGCNWLVCLSCYLGLQAKDVTSKVAGMWWPIFAFVTMGLEHVVANMFFIPIGIFLGAPGISVGLYIWKGMLLFLFLPGCLSCKVLTRIVQASFPQLSETCSVAFSSAASFTSTCTSWERILLLSTGSTISSQSALWRRAIFLPFAAAQSSRIAVARAATLAGSSSALFKHLRLPPSTRFSR from the exons ATGGCTGTCACACACGTCCACGTCGACAACATGGCCAGCATGGCGGCCTACACGCCAAAGGAGACAGCCGAGTTGATGTCTCGGATTGGTGCCATGAGAGGAAGAGCACGACCCGACAagatcttcttctctgccTTCATGGCCGGCTGTCTCGTCAGCTTcacctccgcctcggccgtCATCGCCACTGCCGCCCCATGGTTCCAGGAAAACGCCCCCGGTCTGATTAGAATGATCAGTGGCTTGATCTTCCCCAGCGGCATCGTCATGATCTTGATCTCGGGCTCTGAACTCTTCACTGGTTCCAACATGATTACTGGCATTGCTTGGATGCACAGGAGGCTGCCGCTCAAGAACCTGCTCATGCACTGGTTCCTTTGCTTCTGGGGCAACATGGCTGGCGCGTTGTTCGTAATGGCCATCATTGTTGGCT ATGGTGGCGTTTTCGACAATGAGATCTTCAAGCAGCAGGCTATTGCCACTGCTCAGCTCAAACAGATCACTCCCCAATGGCATCAAATCTTCCTGCGCGCTATCGGTTGTAACTGGCTGGTCTGCCTCTCTTGCTATCTCGGTCTCCAGGCTAAGGATGTGACGTCCAAGGTCGCGGGCATGTGGTGGCCCATCTTCGCTTTCGTCACCATGGGACTGGAGCACGTTGTCGCCAACATGTTCTTCATCCCCATCGGCATCTTCCTGGGAGCCCCTGGTATTAGCGTTGGACTTTACATATGGAAGGGTAtgcttctcttccttttcttacCTGGGTGTTTGTCTTGCAAGGTACTAACCCGAATCGTCCAGGCATCATTCCCACAACTCTCGGAAACATGCTCGGtggctttttcttctgcGGCTTCTTTTACTTCTACATGCACCTCTTGGGAGAGGATCCTGTTGCTGTCGACGGGGTCTACTATCAGCAGCCAGAGCGCTctctggaggagggcaatCTTTTTGCCGTTCGCAGCGGCACAATCGTCGAGGATCGCGGTGGCAAGAGCAGCAACTCTAGCGGGGAGTTCCAGCGCACTGTTCAAACACCTACGActgccgccatcaacaaGGTTCAGTAGGTGA
- a CDS encoding hypothetical protein (EggNog:ENOG503PDRM): MNSHIGPLFRPFSLKIWLVTSCGERLHFFQTSRSWLEIYLFLVSPIGLFPHSFFFFSFFGLMGGHGFLPPSTSRIHTANVKTYPRCLGCKSRDAEMGPDPLASTGIPPFEGPPPPPPPPPTDFNFTFPTNGKNFTVGTNETFLPWGPIPTDAGRSLQADIVACAVITWLIALGFVVVRFYTRGRLNNVLGASDWCIIPALVFAAGVMASSLEQMARGAGKHAWEADWMQMSALERAAWYGILFYNLSLTFSRISILLLYRRIFTYSWAKRAIQIVLVLVVLIGIWLVVSVCTACIPLEAFWNWGLFFTQEVYCQPGNIWWANAALHIVSDLVIMALPMPVLSALKLPRRQKYALVGVFALGFFVCIVSIIRLVYLIDIVKKAGYDATYTSAQMIYWTSVEVSAAICCACLMTLKPLIQRLFPRLLSPNLGSKTQRENSSLQWIDPITGHPIRRDSRQSFIGLAAQLGRRGSRRLSETSDKTSSKRKGSLLRQVEEHEGELPLVNNNNNGLADYKLNRPVMHGDLESQQTCSVSAGARGGSSLHPSNTTDHHNEDDDDISPLDTTSGGRSPGSGSLRAPPRAHLRLSIQVTRSVKVEKHPRSPQPGETFGGVNVGRTPPPRRRSDHADDDEDEEEDSDEDEYDLPESPRGTRMTRMSQREDRDRDYRGEKVGSVARRGGGVV; the protein is encoded by the exons ATGAACAGTCACATCGGGCCCCTTTTTCGCCCGTTTTCCCTCAAAATTTGGCTGGTAACGAGTTGCGGGGAAAGGCTGCACTTTTTCCagacatcaagaagctggctgGAGATATATCTTTTCCTGGTGAGCCCCATCGGGCTATTCCcacattcttttttttttttctcctttttcgGGTTGATGGGCGGGCATGGTTTCCTACCCCCATCGACATCAAGAATCCACACCGCCAACGTCAAAACATACCCAAGGTGCCTAGGTTGCAAGAGCCGGGACGCAGAAATGGGACCCGACCCTCTGGCCAGCACTGGCATCCCTCCCTTCGagggaccaccaccaccaccaccaccaccgccaacagaTTTCAACTTCACATTCCCAACAAACGGGAAAAACTTCACAGTTGGAACCAACGAGACGTTTCTACCTTGGGGGCCAATACCGACTGATGCTGGGCGATCGCTGCAAGCCGATATCGTGGCTTGCGCGGTGATAACATGGCTCATCGCGCTTGGGttcgtggtggtgaggttttACACCAGGGGTAGACTCAACAATGTGCTGGGGGCGTCGGATTGGTGTATCATTCCGGCGTTGGTGTTTGCCGCTGGTGTGATGGCTAGTTCTCTTGAGC AAATGGCTCGAGGGGCCGGGAAACACGCCTGGGAGGCGGACTGGATGCAGATGTCGGCGCTGGAAAGGGCGGCTTGGTATGGGATTCTGTTTTACAATTTGAGTCTCACCTTCTCAAGGATTTCGATACTTTTGCTGTATCGACGCATCTTTACCTACAGCTGGGCGAAGCGGGCGATTCAGATTGTGCTTGTTCTTGTGGTGCTTATTGGGATCTGGCTTGTTGTTTCGGTTTGCACGGCTTGTATCCCGCTTGAGGCGTTCTGGAATTGGGGTTTGTTTTTTACGCAGGAGGTGTATTGCCAGCCGGGGAACATTTGGTGGGCGAATGCGGCTTTGCATATTGTTAGTGATTTGGTGATTATGGCTTTGCCG ATGCCGGTGCTTTCAGCTTTGAAACTGCCGAGACGCCAAAAGTACGCTCTTGTTGGAGTGTTTGCTTTGGGGTTTTT CGTCTGCATCGTCTCCATCATCCGCCTAGTCTACCTTATCGACATCGTCAAAAAAGCCGGCTACGACGCAACATACACCTCGGCCCAGATGATCTACTGGACCTCGGTCGAGGTCTCCGCCGCCATCTGCTGCGCCTGCCTCATGACCCTCAAACCTCTCATCCAACGCCTCTTTCCCCggctcctctcccccaacttGGGCAGCAAGACCCAAAGAGAAAACAGCAGCCTCCAATGGATCgaccccatcaccggccaCCCCATCCGCCGTGACTCCCGCCAGTCCTTCATCGGCCTCGCTGCTCAACTaggccgaagaggaagcagAAGGCTAAGCGAAACATCAGACAAAACCTCGTCCAAGCGCAAAGGGAGCCTCCTCCGGCAAGTGGAAGAACACGAAGGCGAACTACCGTTGgtgaacaacaacaacaacgggcTGGCAGACTACAAACTTAACAGGCCGGTCATGCATGGGGATTTGGAATCACAGCAGACGTGCAGTGTTTCTGCTGGTGCGAGAGGGGGGTCATCGTTGCATCCGTCGAATACGACTGATCACCATaacgaggatgatgatgacatcTCTCCGTTGGATACCACGAGTGGAGGGAGGTCACCTGGTTCAGGAAGTTTACGAGCACCGCCACGGGCTCACCTGAGGTTGTCGATACAGGTTACCAGGTCGGTCAAGGTGGAGAAGCACCCGAGGAGTCCACAGCCGGGGGAGACGTTTGGTGGTGTGAATGTGGGGaggacaccaccgccacggAGAAGGTCGGatcatgctgatgatgatgaggacgaggaggaggatagcgATGAGGATGAATACGACTTGCCTGAGAGCCCTAGggggacgaggatgacgaggatgagtcAACGGGAGGATAGGGATAGGGATTACAGGGGAGAGAAGGTGGGATCGGTggcgaggagaggggggggtgtaGTATGA